The Chitinophaga sp. H8 region GCCTGCATCATTCCTGTTAAGTCGTCGTTAGAGGCTATAGACATCTAGGTTAATTTTTGGAGGTGTTATTAAATTTAAGCATAAAACAGGAAATACAGGGGTCCTGCCATCCTGCTGGTTTGTTTAAAACAAAAATCCTTCCAGCCTGTGCGCCAGAAGGATTTTTAATATAAAAATATTGACCGTAATTAAGCAAGCGCACCGGCTTTACTTAATACTTCTGCCATTGTTTTTCCGATGTTGGCAGGGCTTTCTACCACATGTACACCACATGCTGCCAGTATTTTCATCTTAGCAGCAGCAGTATCGTCTGCACCACCAATGATGGCACCTGCGTGGCCCATACGACGACCCGGAGGGGCAGTCTGACCAGCAATAAAGCCTACTACCGGTTTGGTAGCATTTTCCCTGATCCATTCTGCTGCTTCTGCTTCCATGCTACCACCAATTTCACCGATCATGATGATACCATCCGTTTCCGGATCGTTCATCAGCAGTTCTACGGCTTCTTTGGTAGGTGTACCGATGATAGGATCTCCACCAATACCAATAGCGGTAGAAACACCTAAACCAGCTTTAACTACCTGGTCTGCAGCTTCATATGTTAAAGTACCGGATTTGGATACGATACCGATACGGCCTTTCTTGAAGATAAAGCCAGGCATGATACCTACTTTAGCTTCTTCTGCGGTGATCACACCAGGGCAGTTAGGCCCGATCAGGCGGGTAGTTTTTCCCATCAGGAAATTCTTCGCCTTTACCATATCCTGTACAGGAATACCTTCTGTAATACAAACTACCAAAGCAACACCAGCTTCAGCAGCTTCCATAATAGCATCTGCAGCAAATGCCGGTGGTACAAAAATGATAGATACATCTGCTCCGGTAGCTTTTACCGCATCGTCTACTGTATTGAATACAGGACGCTCCAAATGCGTGCTGCCGCCTTTGCCAGGGGTAACACCGCCTACCACCTGTGTGCCATACTCAATCATC contains the following coding sequences:
- the sucD gene encoding succinate--CoA ligase subunit alpha; its protein translation is MSVLVNKHSKVIVQGFTGTEGTFHATQMIEYGTQVVGGVTPGKGGSTHLERPVFNTVDDAVKATGADVSIIFVPPAFAADAIMEAAEAGVALVVCITEGIPVQDMVKAKNFLMGKTTRLIGPNCPGVITAEEAKVGIMPGFIFKKGRIGIVSKSGTLTYEAADQVVKAGLGVSTAIGIGGDPIIGTPTKEAVELLMNDPETDGIIMIGEIGGSMEAEAAEWIRENATKPVVGFIAGQTAPPGRRMGHAGAIIGGADDTAAAKMKILAACGVHVVESPANIGKTMAEVLSKAGALA